In the Phaeobacter gallaeciensis genome, one interval contains:
- the flgH gene encoding flagellar basal body L-ring protein FlgH — protein MKHTAFTSKAALAGLIILGACGRADHLGKPPSFSPANESSEHVAMLWQGLPQDSQPRRAVDSASLWSGSQQSLLGDRRAIKKGDIMTVVIEIDETAEIKNDTARSRSGSESMALPQLLGLPQRLDRHLPDGASASNAVELGSSSSAAGKGSVKRSEKLELRVAATVVDVLPNGVLAISGSQELRVNFEMRELLVSGYVRPQDISRQNEITYDKIASARVSYGGRGQITDMQQPRYGQQVLDAILPF, from the coding sequence ATGAAACACACAGCATTCACTTCCAAAGCCGCCCTGGCAGGGCTGATCATTCTCGGCGCTTGTGGGCGGGCTGATCACCTTGGCAAGCCACCGTCGTTTTCGCCGGCCAATGAATCCTCCGAACACGTCGCGATGCTCTGGCAGGGCCTGCCGCAGGACAGCCAACCGCGGCGCGCTGTCGATAGCGCCTCTTTGTGGAGCGGTTCGCAACAGTCCCTGCTGGGCGACCGCCGCGCCATCAAGAAGGGCGACATCATGACCGTGGTCATCGAGATTGATGAAACGGCAGAGATCAAGAATGACACCGCGCGCTCCCGCTCCGGCTCGGAAAGCATGGCACTGCCGCAGCTTCTGGGTCTGCCTCAGCGCCTGGATCGTCACCTTCCGGATGGAGCCAGCGCCTCGAACGCGGTGGAACTTGGCAGCTCCAGCTCGGCCGCGGGCAAAGGATCGGTGAAACGCAGCGAAAAACTGGAACTGCGGGTGGCAGCCACCGTGGTTGACGTGCTGCCAAACGGAGTTCTGGCGATCAGCGGCTCGCAGGAGTTGCGAGTGAACTTCGAAATGCGCGAACTCCTAGTGTCCGGCTATGTACGGCCGCAGGATATCAGCCGCCAGAACGAGATCACCTACGACAAGATCGCGTCGGCCCGCGTGTCCTACGGCGGTCGCGGCCAGATCACCGACATGCAGCAACCGCGTTACGGCCAACAGGTCCTGGACGCCATCCTGCCATTCTGA
- a CDS encoding flagellar basal body-associated FliL family protein — protein sequence MLAKILPLILLIVGTGAGIGAGIMMAPEPAPEHEMASTGEEHMAPPTETMDDGHGAAESMEGGEHDYVKIPNQFIVPVVEHDELTSLVVITLSLETKPGMADKIRTFEPKLRDVFLQVLFDHANMGGFKGAFTRSDVMHPLRTALREAAQRQLGHDVYDVLIMDMTRQDV from the coding sequence ATGCTTGCAAAGATACTGCCTCTCATCCTGCTGATTGTGGGCACCGGCGCTGGAATTGGCGCCGGGATCATGATGGCGCCCGAACCGGCCCCCGAGCATGAAATGGCCTCAACCGGGGAAGAACACATGGCCCCGCCGACGGAAACTATGGACGACGGGCATGGCGCCGCCGAGTCCATGGAGGGTGGAGAGCATGATTACGTCAAGATCCCGAACCAGTTCATCGTTCCCGTTGTTGAACATGACGAACTGACCTCTTTGGTTGTGATCACTCTCAGCCTGGAAACAAAACCCGGTATGGCGGATAAAATTCGCACCTTTGAACCCAAACTACGCGACGTATTCCTGCAGGTACTGTTTGACCATGCAAACATGGGCGGCTTCAAAGGCGCGTTCACTCGCTCTGACGTGATGCACCCCCTACGCACGGCGCTGCGTGAAGCCGCACAGCGGCAGCTTGGACATGACGTCTATGACGTCCTGATCATGGATATGACCCGCCAAGACGTCTGA
- a CDS encoding flagellar biosynthetic protein FliR, with protein MNLLDLPPGLVALLGAGFWHAAIVFLRISAIVSVLPAFGEQYVSMRVKLALSIAFTAIVAPALPAIPEPTSALQFAGYAASEAVVGLALGVGIRFFVHGLQTAGTIAAQSTSLSQVLGGIGAEPMPALGAVLLISGLALAVMMGLHVRVAEFMIYSYDAFPAGVFPAAGGLSEWGVHRVAKSYYMAFTLAAPFLITAVIYNLALGVINRAMPQLMVAFVGAPVITFGGLFILMVGSPVILDVWVRALMTFLANPGGNIP; from the coding sequence ATGAACCTGCTGGACCTTCCCCCAGGGCTGGTTGCGCTTCTGGGGGCGGGCTTCTGGCACGCGGCCATCGTGTTTTTACGGATCTCGGCGATCGTGTCCGTGCTGCCCGCCTTTGGTGAGCAATATGTGTCGATGCGGGTTAAATTGGCGCTATCCATTGCCTTTACCGCGATTGTGGCCCCTGCGCTGCCCGCAATCCCCGAGCCCACAAGCGCCTTGCAGTTTGCAGGGTATGCCGCCAGCGAGGCTGTTGTCGGGCTGGCGCTTGGCGTCGGGATCCGTTTCTTTGTTCACGGTCTCCAGACTGCGGGCACCATCGCCGCGCAAAGTACCTCGCTGTCGCAGGTGTTGGGCGGTATCGGCGCAGAACCGATGCCGGCCCTTGGCGCTGTTCTTTTGATCTCTGGCCTGGCGCTAGCAGTTATGATGGGCCTGCACGTGCGGGTGGCAGAGTTCATGATCTATTCCTACGACGCCTTTCCGGCCGGGGTTTTCCCGGCGGCGGGCGGTCTTTCTGAATGGGGCGTCCACCGGGTTGCCAAAAGCTATTACATGGCATTTACCCTTGCGGCACCTTTCCTGATTACGGCGGTGATCTACAATCTGGCACTTGGCGTCATTAACCGTGCGATGCCACAGCTGATGGTGGCCTTTGTCGGGGCGCCGGTGATCACCTTTGGCGGCTTGTTTATTTTGATGGTCGGCAGCCCGGTGATCTTGGATGTCTGGGTTCGGGCGTTGATGACGTTCCTTGCCAATCCGGGAGGCAACATACCATGA
- the flhB gene encoding flagellar type III secretion system protein FlhB translates to MSGGDDDSDKSFEPTAQKLQKAREKGEVAKSTDLSVAAAYLGLVVALYVSGSGMVEGFGTVLISLLDQPDRLAQQMFTGAASAPVGGILMALVIPILPIFILPFGAVLLSILAQRALVFAPSKLEPKMSKISIISNAKNKFGRAGLFEFLKSFVKLVLYSICLGVYLSYRLPEMIASSGTGAFSVVAMLAQLGMEFLIIALLLALPVGVVDAVFQHAEHIRKNMMSRQEIQDEVKDSEGDPHVKGQRRQKGQQIAMGQMMADVPKADVVIVNPTHYAVALQWSREKGSAPKCVAKGVDEVAAAIRRVANEHAVPIHSDPPTARALHATIEIGEEIMEEHYAPVAAAIRFAEAMRQRAKGGV, encoded by the coding sequence ATGAGCGGTGGTGACGACGACTCAGATAAGTCATTCGAGCCGACGGCGCAGAAGCTCCAGAAGGCACGGGAAAAAGGCGAGGTTGCCAAATCCACCGATCTGTCGGTTGCGGCTGCCTATCTGGGGCTGGTCGTGGCTTTATATGTTTCTGGCAGTGGCATGGTCGAGGGCTTCGGAACGGTGCTGATATCCCTGTTGGATCAACCCGACCGGCTGGCCCAGCAAATGTTCACCGGCGCCGCAAGCGCCCCCGTCGGCGGGATCTTGATGGCTTTGGTGATACCTATTTTGCCGATCTTCATTCTGCCCTTTGGTGCGGTGCTGTTGTCGATCCTGGCACAGCGCGCGCTGGTCTTTGCGCCCAGCAAGCTGGAGCCGAAGATGTCAAAGATCTCTATCATTTCGAACGCGAAGAACAAATTCGGCCGAGCTGGATTGTTTGAGTTCCTCAAGAGCTTCGTAAAGCTGGTTCTCTATTCGATTTGTCTTGGTGTCTATCTTAGTTACCGGTTGCCAGAGATGATTGCCTCCTCCGGAACGGGTGCCTTTTCCGTTGTCGCGATGTTGGCGCAGCTGGGAATGGAATTTCTTATTATCGCCCTGTTGCTCGCATTGCCGGTCGGTGTCGTGGATGCGGTGTTTCAGCACGCCGAGCACATACGTAAGAACATGATGTCGCGCCAGGAAATCCAGGATGAAGTGAAGGATTCCGAAGGCGATCCACATGTGAAGGGGCAACGCCGTCAGAAGGGCCAGCAAATCGCCATGGGTCAGATGATGGCTGATGTTCCCAAGGCCGATGTGGTGATCGTCAACCCGACCCACTATGCGGTTGCGCTGCAGTGGAGCCGGGAAAAAGGCTCTGCCCCGAAATGCGTTGCCAAAGGGGTGGATGAGGTTGCCGCCGCAATCCGCCGGGTTGCCAACGAACATGCGGTACCGATCCACAGTGATCCGCCCACTGCCCGGGCGTTGCACGCCACCATCGAAATCGGTGAGGAAATCATGGAAGAGCACTATGCTCCTGTTGCGGCGGCCATCCGGTTTGCCGAGGCCATGCGCCAGCGGGCGAAAGGAGGGGTCTGA
- the flhA gene encoding flagellar biosynthesis protein FlhA — MAIIVMMILPMPSWVLDVGLAASFGLAILIFTITLFIERPLDFSSFPTILLASLMLRLSLNVSSTKLIIGQGHTGTDAAGDVIQGFAQFVMGGSVFLGLVVFGVLLIVNFMVITKGAARMAEVGARFALDGMPGKQLAIDSDMSAGAIDHATARARRENDQRETTFFGSLDGASKFVKGDAVAGLLITLLNLVMGLVMGVLVHGMPVGSAFETYAILTVGDGLVSQIPSVIISIAAALLLARGGATGATDIALFEQFGKHPAALTTVAVLMVLFALVPGLPFLPFIVGGAALGFAAYRIQMKKQSAEEAEVEEQLEEAANPAPSKALGDILDLDDLHLEFAPDLVSMVLDEGTGLDARIANMRTHIATSFGLILPEIRLTDQADLEMGTYVVKVQGVEQARGTLHPDMVLALMPDNHSALPPGTDVTEPVYGAPARWIGAQNQDAAAVAGATVVTPPEILATHLLEVIKQNFSRLLTLKSLRRLLNEMTELSDAFRAEANRKLLDDLVPDKVPMDTLHSVLRLLLDERVSIRNLPLILEAIAEARVHTTQPELICEHVRQRMGFQLVAEMKREDGTIPLIQLAPEWEDTFSTYQVDIQGGGMDIALPPDMFNRLAEGLSERLNTITEQGIFAAVVTSTRRRRYLRTILKSRGITNPVLSFEEIGLEARPALVGMVQA; from the coding sequence ATGGCGATCATCGTGATGATGATTCTGCCGATGCCGTCCTGGGTGCTGGACGTTGGTCTTGCTGCCTCCTTTGGTCTGGCGATTCTGATCTTCACCATCACGCTGTTCATTGAAAGACCACTGGATTTCTCGTCCTTCCCGACGATCCTGCTGGCCTCTCTGATGTTGCGGCTGTCACTGAACGTCTCCTCCACGAAACTCATCATTGGTCAGGGTCACACCGGGACCGATGCGGCTGGTGATGTTATCCAGGGCTTTGCCCAATTCGTGATGGGCGGCAGTGTTTTCCTGGGCCTTGTGGTCTTTGGGGTGCTGCTAATCGTGAACTTCATGGTCATCACCAAGGGCGCGGCCCGGATGGCCGAGGTGGGCGCCCGTTTCGCACTGGACGGTATGCCTGGTAAGCAGCTGGCCATCGACAGCGATATGTCCGCTGGTGCCATTGACCATGCCACCGCCCGGGCTCGCCGTGAAAATGACCAGCGCGAAACCACATTCTTTGGCTCGCTTGATGGTGCATCGAAGTTTGTCAAAGGCGATGCGGTTGCCGGTCTGCTGATCACCCTGCTGAACCTGGTGATGGGTCTGGTGATGGGTGTTCTGGTGCATGGCATGCCGGTGGGCAGCGCCTTTGAAACCTACGCCATCCTGACCGTCGGCGACGGTCTGGTTTCGCAGATCCCGTCGGTGATCATTTCCATTGCCGCGGCCCTGCTGCTGGCGCGCGGCGGTGCCACCGGCGCCACCGATATCGCCCTGTTCGAACAGTTCGGCAAACACCCGGCCGCTTTGACCACCGTTGCGGTCCTGATGGTTCTCTTCGCGCTGGTGCCCGGTTTGCCGTTCCTGCCCTTCATCGTTGGCGGCGCGGCTCTGGGCTTTGCGGCGTATCGCATTCAGATGAAAAAACAGAGCGCCGAAGAGGCCGAGGTTGAAGAACAGCTTGAAGAGGCGGCCAATCCGGCGCCGTCCAAGGCGCTTGGTGATATTCTTGACCTTGACGATCTGCATCTGGAGTTCGCACCGGATCTGGTGAGCATGGTTCTGGATGAGGGCACCGGGCTGGATGCGCGGATTGCCAATATGCGAACCCATATCGCCACCAGTTTCGGTCTGATCCTGCCGGAAATCCGGCTGACGGATCAGGCGGATCTTGAGATGGGAACCTATGTGGTGAAGGTTCAGGGTGTGGAACAGGCCCGTGGCACGCTGCACCCGGATATGGTGCTGGCGTTGATGCCGGACAACCATTCGGCACTGCCGCCCGGTACCGATGTGACAGAACCTGTCTACGGCGCTCCCGCCCGGTGGATCGGAGCCCAGAATCAGGATGCGGCTGCCGTTGCGGGCGCGACCGTGGTAACGCCGCCCGAAATCCTGGCCACTCACCTGCTTGAGGTGATCAAACAGAACTTCTCGCGGCTGTTGACCCTGAAATCGCTGCGCCGTCTGCTGAACGAAATGACCGAGCTGTCGGATGCTTTCCGGGCCGAGGCAAACCGCAAGCTCCTGGATGATCTGGTGCCGGACAAGGTGCCGATGGACACTCTACATTCGGTGCTGCGCCTGCTGCTGGATGAACGCGTGTCGATCCGGAATCTGCCGCTGATCCTTGAAGCCATTGCAGAGGCACGGGTGCACACCACCCAGCCCGAACTGATCTGCGAGCACGTGCGTCAGCGCATGGGGTTCCAACTGGTGGCAGAGATGAAGCGCGAAGATGGTACCATTCCGCTGATCCAACTGGCGCCGGAATGGGAAGACACCTTCTCGACCTATCAGGTGGACATCCAGGGCGGGGGGATGGATATCGCGCTGCCGCCCGACATGTTCAACCGCTTGGCCGAAGGGTTGAGCGAGCGGCTCAACACGATTACCGAGCAGGGGATTTTTGCTGCGGTTGTCACATCGACCCGCCGCCGCCGTTATCTGCGCACGATCCTGAAGTCGCGCGGCATTACCAACCCGGTGCTGTCCTTCGAGGAAATCGGGCTGGAGGCCCGCCCGGCGCTCGTGGGGATGGTGCAAGCATGA